The window CCGGCCGCCGTTTTCACGGTTGCCTTTCGGCGTACGTACAATTTTCCCTCGCTCTCGTATTGGTCGAGTTGGGCGAGCGCTTTGGGGCTTACCCCCGCCACCAGGACCCCCTCGACCTTCGAGCCGGCTTGGGGGACGACGTACGGGAAAGACTTGAGCGAGGTAACTTTACGGTAACCGTCCAGGACGGCGCGCGTAGTGCCGGGGTTTTCGCCGGTTACTACGCGATAGACAAACTGGTCCGTCAAGGTCCCGTACACGAACAGGCGGGCCCCGTCCGCGGCATCCCGGTCCCCCCGTCGAGGCGTCGGCATTTTTATGACCCGGCCGCGCCGGGCGGAGTTAGGCGAAGAGGTCGGGCATGCGCCGTTTGGCTTGCTCGAGCATCTCTTCGCTGGATATGGCCGTCGTCCTGCGGGCCCCGTACTGCTCTTCCACCCATTTCGCGATGGCCTGTATCCCGGGGTGACGTTTGTCTATCTGCTTGTCGCCTTCCAGGCCGAGGTACTGGTTGAGCCACAGCGCGACGCCGGCCACGCCCGATTTATCCGTGACCGAGATGCCCAGCGGCCGGTTGAGGATGCAAGCCGTGTCGAAGATGTTGTAAATTTCCTCGTTCTTGATAACGCCGTCGGCGTGAATGCCGGCGCGGGTGACGTTGAAGTCGCGGCCGACGAACGGGTAGTTGGAGGGCACGGGCCAACCCATGTTCTTCTCGAAGTACTCCCCGATCTCTTTGATGGCCGTCATGTCCATACCGTCGGTGGTGCCCTTGAGGCTGGCGTACTTGACGCACAGCGCCTCGAGCGGCGAGTTGCCGGTCCGTTCGCCGATGCCCAACAACGAGCAGTTGGCCGCGGCGCAGCCGTAAAGCCACGCGGCCACCGGGTTCGCGAGTACCAGGTGGAAGTCGTTGTGGCCGTGGAATTCGAGCTGGTCGTGCGGTATCCCGAGTTCGGTGCGGAGGTAGTATACCATCTTCGGGACGCTGCGCGGCAGCGCCGCCTCGGCCCACGGTACGCCGTAGCCCATGGTGTCGCAGATGCGGATCTTTATTTTCATGCCGGTGTCTTCGGAGAACCGCATCAGCCGTTCCGCGAACGGCACGACGGTACCCCAGAAATCGGCGCGGGTCATATCCTCGAAGTGACACCGGATGGCCTTCAGGCCCGCCTCCGCGGCGGCGCCGATGACCTTCATGAAGTCCTCCACCACTTGCGCCCGCGTCTTCTTGAACTTCATGAAGATGTGGTAGTCGGAGATGGACGTCAGGATGCCGGTCTCCTCCAGCCCCACCTGTTTGACCAGCTCGAAGTCCGCCGGTACGGCGCGTATCCAGCCCGTTATCTCGGGGTACTCGTAGCCGCGCTCCTGGCACTTCTTCAGGGCCTCGCGGTCTTTGTCGCTGTACAGGAAAAATTCGGACTGGCGGACGACGCCTTTGGGGCCGCCCAGTTTGTGGAGCAGGTCGTAGACGTGTACGATGTCGTCGACGGTGTAGGGAGGCCGCGCCTGCTGGCCGTCGCGGAACGTCGTGTCCGTAACCCAGATTTCCTCGGCCGGCGCGAGCGGGACCGTTTCGCCGTCGAAGGCCAACTTGGGGATTTCGCAGTACGGAAATTGGTCGCGGTAGAGGTTGGGCTCGTCGACGTCGACCAGGGAGTGCTCTTTCTCGCCCTTCGGCGGTTTGGCCTTCACCTTTTGGAGCCAGGGGGCTTTCCAACCGTGCTTTTTAGCCGCCATATATTCCTCCGTTTCGCGCGTCGTTTGGACTCGCCTGCTTTTCGTTTATTCTCATTTAACCGCGGCGCCGTCCCGAGCCGTTCTAACCGGCCAACCCCAAGGCGGCCAGGTAGTGGTCGGGCTCGACGCCCGGCGTATCCACCTTCGTTTTGCCGTAGAAATCCTCGATGGTGTCGCTCACCGGCCGGGGTTCGTACGGCGCGCCGACGATGGCTCCCTCCAACTCCTCGAGGCCCGCCCGCGGCACCATGGTGAAGTCGCCCGTTATGGATACGTCGTCGATTACGTCGTCCACCACCTCGGCGTAGCAGCTCAGCAGGCCGCCGGGCGCCTTGTGGACGCCGTCGACGAAGCGCACGCCCTCGCGCACGCGCGTCTCGCGGGCCGCGG of the bacterium genome contains:
- a CDS encoding 2-isopropylmalate synthase → MAAKKHGWKAPWLQKVKAKPPKGEKEHSLVDVDEPNLYRDQFPYCEIPKLAFDGETVPLAPAEEIWVTDTTFRDGQQARPPYTVDDIVHVYDLLHKLGGPKGVVRQSEFFLYSDKDREALKKCQERGYEYPEITGWIRAVPADFELVKQVGLEETGILTSISDYHIFMKFKKTRAQVVEDFMKVIGAAAEAGLKAIRCHFEDMTRADFWGTVVPFAERLMRFSEDTGMKIKIRICDTMGYGVPWAEAALPRSVPKMVYYLRTELGIPHDQLEFHGHNDFHLVLANPVAAWLYGCAAANCSLLGIGERTGNSPLEALCVKYASLKGTTDGMDMTAIKEIGEYFEKNMGWPVPSNYPFVGRDFNVTRAGIHADGVIKNEEIYNIFDTACILNRPLGISVTDKSGVAGVALWLNQYLGLEGDKQIDKRHPGIQAIAKWVEEQYGARRTTAISSEEMLEQAKRRMPDLFA